In Pedobacter heparinus DSM 2366, the following are encoded in one genomic region:
- a CDS encoding OmpA/MotB family protein has product MKKILLFLFAGLLASAFSSCVILSPKKYKSLLAKQDSLNKGWNESQLMNENLEGLIAKLRKDTTGLSSALNDMKSRYSEMDNNYSKLRSNSSTEINKLSADLKKREQRLKEVEEILRKRDEATNKLKEKLQQALLGFTQSGLTVEIKNGKVYVSLTDKLLFPSGSIIIDEKGKQALTQLADVLKQQPEINIAVEGHTDSQKITNLGQIKDNWDLSVLRSTSVVRFLTEICKVQPVRMTATGKGEFQPLGPNTSAESRSKNRRIEIVLSPKLDELYDLIKQ; this is encoded by the coding sequence ATGAAGAAAATCCTTTTATTTTTATTTGCCGGATTACTGGCCAGTGCTTTCAGTTCCTGCGTGATCCTTTCTCCGAAAAAATACAAGTCTCTGCTGGCCAAACAGGATTCCCTGAACAAGGGCTGGAATGAGTCGCAATTGATGAACGAAAACCTGGAAGGCCTGATTGCTAAACTCAGAAAAGATACTACTGGACTGAGCAGTGCGCTAAACGACATGAAGAGCAGGTATTCAGAAATGGACAACAACTATTCAAAATTACGCAGCAACAGCTCTACTGAGATCAACAAGCTGTCTGCCGATCTGAAAAAACGTGAGCAACGGCTAAAAGAAGTAGAAGAAATTTTGCGGAAGCGCGATGAAGCTACCAATAAGCTCAAAGAGAAACTACAGCAGGCCCTGCTTGGATTTACCCAGAGTGGTTTAACTGTAGAAATCAAGAATGGCAAGGTGTATGTGTCCTTAACCGATAAGCTATTGTTCCCTTCGGGAAGTATCATTATAGATGAAAAAGGTAAGCAGGCCTTAACGCAGCTGGCCGATGTATTGAAGCAACAGCCGGAAATAAATATTGCGGTTGAAGGGCATACGGACTCACAAAAGATTACCAACCTGGGGCAGATCAAGGACAACTGGGACCTGAGTGTGTTAAGGTCTACTTCGGTGGTGCGGTTCCTGACCGAGATCTGTAAAGTACAGCCGGTAAGGATGACTGCTACAGGCAAGGGAGAGTTTCAGCCATTGGGACCAAATACCAGCGCCGAAAGCCGCAGTAAAAACAGGAGAATTGAGATTGTACTTTCTCCGAAACTGGATGAATTGTACGACCTGATCAAGCAGTAA
- a CDS encoding SusD/RagB family nutrient-binding outer membrane lipoprotein: MKEILKHYKSPVMVALLLFISAFIGCTDKFDELNTPENQLPEEEINSATVGQAFGYAQYYGLGATYVQVQENLHAHLFAQYFTTNVATFSTERYVPNGTWVDLFWKEFYTKPALMQFTTEQVTKANNMVLANAIAKVWRVVIYHRMTDYFGPVIYSKFGNQQTSVAFDSQKDIYYDFFKTLDEAVEVFKQNPSGNAFGTYDQVYAGSAAKWLKFAGSLRLRLAMRLAYADGPKAKAEAEKAIADGVILTNAENAGVLSTLNSTNILSRITYLVNDFRANSSMLSVLKGYNDPRLSIYYSPAATGGQYAGLRNGLAAADRGAVVAPTTSFVGPQWIGNPPRPGTVNPTLVLTASEVAFLRAEGALRNWNMGTGTAQSFYNSGISLSLTQNVTGITNTQITAYQNTLTTPVPLADKWNSPAMSNIPVLYNLAGSFEQQLEQIITQKWLAIYPDGYEAWAERRRTGYPRGYALIGSDNPDLSATDLARRVIYAPSEVTTNRDAYQAALGLLGGADNMKTRVWWDQKPLSAYPTPTN, from the coding sequence ATGAAAGAAATATTGAAACATTATAAATCCCCGGTGATGGTTGCATTGTTGCTCTTTATCAGTGCGTTTATTGGCTGCACAGATAAGTTTGATGAATTGAACACACCCGAAAATCAATTACCGGAAGAAGAGATTAATTCTGCAACGGTTGGACAGGCCTTTGGTTATGCACAATATTACGGGCTGGGTGCTACTTATGTTCAGGTGCAGGAAAACCTGCATGCCCATCTGTTTGCCCAATATTTTACAACCAATGTAGCTACCTTCAGTACGGAACGTTATGTACCTAACGGTACCTGGGTAGATCTTTTCTGGAAAGAATTTTATACCAAGCCGGCATTAATGCAGTTTACCACAGAACAGGTAACTAAGGCCAACAATATGGTACTGGCCAATGCCATAGCAAAAGTTTGGCGTGTAGTGATCTACCATCGCATGACCGATTATTTCGGGCCGGTTATTTATTCAAAATTTGGCAACCAGCAAACCAGTGTGGCCTTCGATTCGCAAAAGGACATCTACTATGACTTTTTTAAAACACTGGACGAAGCCGTTGAAGTATTTAAACAAAATCCCTCGGGCAATGCATTTGGTACTTACGACCAGGTTTACGCCGGCAGTGCTGCTAAATGGTTAAAATTTGCCGGTTCTTTGCGGTTAAGGCTGGCCATGCGCCTGGCCTATGCAGACGGGCCCAAAGCGAAAGCAGAAGCTGAAAAAGCAATTGCTGACGGTGTTATCTTAACCAATGCCGAAAATGCAGGGGTATTATCCACCCTTAACAGCACCAATATCCTGTCACGCATTACCTATCTTGTAAATGATTTCCGTGCAAATAGCAGCATGCTGAGTGTGTTAAAAGGCTATAATGATCCGCGTTTAAGTATTTATTATTCTCCCGCCGCTACCGGCGGACAATATGCCGGGTTGCGCAATGGGCTGGCTGCTGCTGACAGGGGTGCTGTTGTAGCACCAACTACTTCATTTGTAGGCCCGCAATGGATTGGTAATCCGCCAAGGCCGGGAACGGTAAACCCTACACTTGTACTTACGGCATCCGAAGTTGCATTTTTGCGTGCGGAAGGTGCTTTAAGGAACTGGAACATGGGCACGGGTACAGCCCAGAGCTTTTACAATTCAGGGATCAGTCTTTCCCTTACACAAAATGTAACCGGTATCACCAATACGCAGATTACGGCTTATCAAAATACCCTTACCACACCAGTACCCCTGGCAGATAAATGGAATTCCCCGGCAATGAGCAATATTCCGGTATTGTACAACCTGGCTGGAAGTTTTGAACAGCAACTGGAGCAGATCATTACACAAAAGTGGCTGGCCATTTATCCCGACGGTTATGAGGCATGGGCAGAACGCAGGCGCACAGGCTATCCAAGGGGTTATGCACTCATCGGATCAGATAATCCCGACCTGTCGGCCACAGATCTGGCCAGAAGGGTAATTTATGCACCCTCAGAAGTTACGACCAACAGGGATGCTTACCAGGCTGCCCTGGGCTTACTGGGTGGGGCCGACAATATGAAAACAAGGGTATGGTGGGATCAGAAACCATTATCGGCTTATCCAACACCAACAAATTAA
- a CDS encoding FG-GAP repeat domain-containing protein, whose amino-acid sequence MKTLKNKIIMLFFLVLYIFTGCKQADLREQKGADVAGTMAGPMGLLSVVSPVQLKNFDYPVGSTNRLFLGVACGNFDGSGIATMAMVKRATSHVIFMRSANDGSHYQIPFSFDVSTAGNDFKGIAAGDMNGDGVDELIILRNGAGITNILVYKIPLNFSGAVTLLASIQVGSGLYNYKGIAAGDFDGDGKAELVVAKDAHSQFIFYALSGSSLVLKGYINLPDGAAVNQWGGVAAGDLDGDGKAEFMAVRNGSGSDDDILVYKVSGTSTWTVNAAGSFNYAGGTTHYPWLGVTIGEFDQDKTNGKEFVLYKNSSSYFSYHHYNGTGTAPSLLSTQDFSSETAWPWTGIAAGQTIINVGGDQLVGVRQKTGGTTLGVFGDIQTRFNAKKLNLSRNGFSFGSYHQAFMRNADGSLNVAGLKTFCETNKIYTFAFMVADRWIDPSTGTYPPKGTEYKALIEFLELLKSSGSPIKVIPVLVPPSESGPTPSYLPQPGDSPYIGSTELGGSINDERALFSGGPGNPNANDFAAWFKLLGILANKYPNLAGINIDDFDHNTNETGTKIFTRVMLGKMIKNLREQNQDIAFIPTAYYAVTTGQNWVREYTDGFIFYFRNEKTKNPTTIIPPDVTRTGTAWNMHGAVVLPSSDIAGGQNLVNTEINDFSAWQANAYRLLFLGIYASTHSQSTTAPTAFTTDKLMGVAKTNAKVHGLMIYTTQSPGTPIGSAVYARFNSWW is encoded by the coding sequence ATGAAAACTTTAAAAAATAAGATTATAATGCTGTTTTTCCTGGTGCTGTATATTTTTACAGGCTGTAAGCAGGCAGATCTGCGTGAGCAAAAAGGTGCTGATGTAGCAGGCACAATGGCCGGGCCAATGGGCTTATTATCGGTGGTCAGCCCTGTTCAGCTCAAAAATTTTGATTATCCGGTGGGCAGCACCAACCGGCTTTTTCTGGGGGTGGCCTGTGGAAATTTTGATGGCAGTGGCATCGCCACCATGGCAATGGTCAAAAGGGCAACCAGCCATGTGATATTTATGCGCTCGGCAAACGATGGCAGTCATTACCAAATCCCTTTTTCTTTTGATGTGAGCACCGCTGGCAATGATTTTAAAGGGATTGCAGCCGGAGATATGAATGGTGATGGAGTTGATGAACTGATCATACTAAGAAATGGTGCCGGGATTACCAATATCCTGGTTTACAAAATCCCGCTTAATTTCTCGGGAGCTGTTACTTTGCTGGCTTCCATACAGGTAGGTTCCGGCCTTTACAATTATAAAGGAATTGCTGCGGGTGATTTTGACGGCGATGGCAAAGCTGAACTTGTGGTAGCAAAAGATGCACACTCGCAATTCATTTTTTATGCACTTTCTGGCAGCTCCCTGGTCTTGAAAGGATACATTAATCTTCCGGATGGAGCAGCGGTAAATCAATGGGGAGGGGTAGCGGCAGGCGATCTGGACGGCGATGGTAAAGCAGAATTCATGGCAGTACGAAATGGCAGCGGTAGTGATGATGATATCCTGGTTTATAAAGTTTCCGGTACAAGTACCTGGACTGTTAACGCAGCAGGAAGTTTTAATTATGCAGGTGGCACTACCCATTACCCATGGTTAGGAGTTACAATTGGTGAATTTGACCAGGATAAAACCAATGGAAAAGAATTTGTCCTGTACAAAAACAGCAGTTCTTATTTTAGCTATCATCATTACAATGGTACAGGAACTGCACCCAGCCTGCTGAGTACGCAGGATTTCTCCAGTGAAACAGCATGGCCCTGGACGGGTATTGCGGCCGGACAGACCATTATTAATGTGGGTGGCGACCAGCTGGTAGGTGTAAGGCAAAAAACGGGGGGTACTACCCTGGGTGTGTTCGGAGATATACAGACCAGATTTAATGCTAAAAAACTGAATTTATCCCGTAACGGTTTCAGTTTTGGGTCTTATCACCAGGCATTTATGCGAAATGCAGACGGCAGCCTGAATGTGGCCGGCCTGAAAACATTTTGTGAAACCAATAAAATCTACACTTTTGCCTTTATGGTAGCAGATCGCTGGATTGATCCCTCTACTGGTACCTACCCTCCCAAAGGGACGGAATATAAGGCCTTGATTGAATTTTTAGAACTGCTTAAATCCAGTGGATCGCCAATTAAGGTAATCCCTGTATTGGTTCCCCCAAGTGAAAGTGGCCCTACCCCAAGTTACCTGCCGCAGCCGGGAGATTCACCTTATATTGGCAGTACCGAACTTGGTGGCAGCATCAACGATGAACGTGCCCTTTTTTCTGGTGGCCCCGGCAATCCTAATGCGAATGACTTTGCTGCATGGTTTAAACTGTTGGGTATACTGGCCAATAAGTATCCAAATCTTGCCGGAATCAATATTGATGATTTTGACCACAATACCAATGAAACTGGGACGAAGATTTTTACCCGTGTAATGCTGGGTAAAATGATAAAGAACCTGCGTGAACAAAATCAGGATATTGCTTTTATACCTACTGCTTATTATGCGGTTACCACAGGTCAGAACTGGGTAAGGGAGTATACAGATGGTTTTATCTTCTACTTTAGAAATGAAAAAACAAAGAACCCCACTACAATAATCCCTCCTGATGTAACAAGGACAGGTACCGCATGGAATATGCACGGGGCAGTGGTGCTTCCTTCCTCAGATATTGCTGGCGGACAGAACCTGGTCAATACAGAGATTAACGATTTTTCAGCATGGCAGGCCAATGCATACAGACTGCTGTTTCTTGGCATTTATGCCTCTACGCATAGCCAAAGTACCACTGCACCCACTGCTTTTACAACAGATAAGTTGATGGGGGTTGCAAAAACGAATGCGAAGGTACACGGACTGATGATCTATACCACGCAAAGCCCCGGTACACCAATTGGCTCAGCGGTATATGCACGGTTTAATTCCTGGTGGTAA
- a CDS encoding sigma-70 family RNA polymerase sigma factor has translation MTRSTYADLSDRQLLDLLQEGNERALSEIYERYWSKLYLQAYNVIRDRQVSEDIVQEVIVQLWVKRSVNQIDCLKAYLYTCVKYQVFKALPLVKHRPVIYPDHFSFVNDTDSPLITKDIQRLLDEAIANLPLKCRNVFNLSRKDHLSTKEVAMRLGITPKTVENQLTIALRRIRFALDKVLLLALVIGSIRL, from the coding sequence ATGACCAGATCTACCTATGCTGATTTAAGTGACAGGCAATTGCTTGATTTATTACAGGAAGGTAATGAACGGGCCCTGTCTGAAATATATGAGCGCTACTGGTCTAAATTATATTTACAGGCTTACAATGTCATCCGGGACCGGCAGGTTTCAGAAGATATTGTCCAGGAAGTAATTGTACAGCTATGGGTAAAGCGTTCGGTAAACCAAATCGATTGTTTAAAGGCTTACCTGTACACTTGTGTCAAATATCAGGTCTTTAAAGCATTACCGCTGGTAAAACACAGACCTGTAATCTATCCTGATCACTTTTCTTTTGTGAACGACACAGATAGCCCGCTGATTACCAAAGATATTCAGCGATTATTGGACGAAGCAATAGCAAACTTACCTTTAAAATGCCGTAACGTATTTAACCTGAGCAGAAAGGACCACCTTTCTACCAAGGAAGTGGCCATGCGTTTGGGGATTACCCCAAAAACAGTTGAAAACCAGCTGACAATTGCATTAAGGCGCATCAGGTTTGCATTAGATAAAGTGCTGTTACTTGCCCTGGTAATTGGTAGCATCAGGCTGTAA
- a CDS encoding SusC/RagA family TonB-linked outer membrane protein → MKLTMILLLAAIMHVNATGYAQKITLLKKDAPLVQVLKAIRQQSGYNFVYNQKSLKIAKNVNINVTDIDIEEALKLSFANQPFTYEVLMNTVIIKPLKRESLVIADIRITGTVTDANGGPLPGVSIKVKGSTAGVSTDPSGKYQLNAPASGTLIFSFVGFITKEIAINNQSTINVKMEESSGELTEVVVTALGLTRQKKTLTYSTQSVSTKELSQSRDLNVVNALQGKVAGLNIGSGSSGVGAAARVILRGNRSINGNSQPLYVIDGVPVRGNPADLNPDNIAAINVLKGANAAALYGSAGQNGVIIIETKKGRQGEKSVDISLNATYMGQEPIQSIPFQYQYGQGAGGIYNRSSEESWGPALDGKMVATWSQDPAKAGTTYPFLGQKNVREGIFQTGHNSATNLSVATSGEKTQTAFNYTYTDATGIIPNNALQRHNLTVRMTNQLSKRLSLDSKLDYAKQNIDNRLDEGESSYNPIRQIYTMPPNIRQEDVEDFEYVDPSLGVTKQDYWAPGSVTSANPYWALYRNLRYNKSDRVIALTSLSYLFTDDLKLMLRGSYDGESVGNEEKSYYGTYRDPLGRYALGAGNSQQAIGDFLLSYTKKFSADWSVQANFGGEIRNNKSSSVTASTGAGMNVPNLFALSNTSLPTAVNTLSKFETQSLYTNAQFGWKDVLFLDVSARNDWNSTLPANNRSYFYPSAGVSAIISEMVKLPQAISYLKLRGSWAQVGNGAQPYQLQRYGSGLAGGPLGYILLNSVLPNTELKPERTTSTEIGLEMSMFSSRIGLDLTLYKTNTNDQLFPQALPVGSGAASFFTNGGDVQNKGIEVILNTTPVKTGNFTWNLNFNYAVNENIVKKLSKDLPRLVVGSDSYMREFVLEEGKPFGLIYGKGYLRNAQGNVLVGTNGLPQFTAGRTVLLGNINPKWTGGLSTSLSYKNWTANFVISHKQGGVVASFTDAILYGNGLVEETLQGREGGLIFGQNIFTGITAVKAADGTPNDIKVNAETLWKGMGSRTAPVGEVFTRSATNTRLREMSIGYKLPQSLFKRLPFSAVEISVVGRNLFFLYREDSNIDPDFTQGIETISEGFQSFAPPTTRSFGANLRINF, encoded by the coding sequence ATGAAACTTACAATGATTTTACTTCTGGCCGCAATAATGCATGTAAACGCTACCGGTTATGCTCAAAAAATCACTTTGCTAAAAAAAGATGCACCACTTGTACAGGTACTGAAGGCCATCAGGCAGCAGAGCGGCTATAACTTTGTATATAATCAGAAAAGTTTAAAGATTGCGAAGAACGTTAATATAAATGTAACAGACATTGATATTGAAGAAGCGCTTAAATTAAGTTTTGCCAACCAGCCCTTTACTTACGAAGTACTGATGAACACGGTAATTATTAAGCCGCTTAAAAGGGAAAGTCTGGTCATAGCCGATATCAGGATAACGGGAACGGTTACCGATGCAAACGGAGGGCCTTTGCCTGGTGTAAGTATCAAAGTAAAAGGAAGTACCGCAGGTGTTTCGACCGACCCTTCGGGTAAATATCAGCTCAATGCTCCGGCAAGTGGAACGCTTATATTCTCTTTTGTTGGGTTCATTACAAAGGAAATTGCTATAAATAACCAGAGTACCATCAATGTGAAGATGGAAGAAAGTTCGGGTGAATTGACGGAAGTGGTGGTTACTGCCCTGGGATTGACCCGTCAGAAAAAAACACTCACTTACAGTACCCAGAGTGTAAGTACGAAAGAACTTTCGCAAAGCCGGGACCTGAATGTGGTGAATGCCCTGCAGGGTAAGGTTGCCGGATTAAACATCGGATCGGGCTCCAGCGGGGTAGGTGCTGCAGCCAGGGTGATCCTGAGGGGTAACCGATCTATAAATGGCAATAGTCAGCCCCTGTATGTTATTGACGGGGTACCGGTGCGGGGGAACCCGGCCGACCTTAACCCGGACAACATTGCAGCCATTAACGTGCTTAAAGGTGCAAACGCCGCAGCATTATATGGTAGCGCGGGACAAAATGGAGTAATTATTATAGAGACCAAAAAGGGCAGGCAGGGTGAAAAGTCTGTTGATATTAGCCTGAACGCTACCTATATGGGCCAGGAACCTATCCAGTCAATTCCTTTTCAATATCAGTACGGACAGGGGGCGGGCGGCATTTACAACCGTTCGTCTGAGGAATCCTGGGGCCCTGCGCTTGATGGAAAAATGGTAGCTACCTGGTCGCAAGACCCGGCAAAGGCTGGCACTACTTATCCTTTTCTTGGGCAGAAAAATGTAAGGGAAGGCATTTTCCAGACCGGTCATAATTCGGCAACCAATCTATCTGTGGCCACTTCGGGCGAAAAAACACAGACTGCTTTTAACTATACTTATACGGATGCTACAGGCATTATTCCGAACAATGCTTTGCAGCGGCATAACCTAACAGTTAGGATGACCAATCAGCTGTCAAAAAGATTAAGTCTGGACAGCAAGCTTGATTATGCAAAACAAAATATTGACAACAGACTGGATGAAGGGGAGTCGAGCTACAACCCCATCCGTCAGATTTATACCATGCCCCCAAATATACGACAGGAGGACGTTGAAGATTTTGAATATGTTGATCCTTCTCTGGGTGTTACCAAACAGGATTACTGGGCACCTGGATCGGTTACCAGCGCCAACCCTTACTGGGCCTTATACCGCAATTTAAGATACAATAAATCGGATAGGGTAATTGCGCTGACCTCGCTTTCCTATCTTTTTACCGATGACCTTAAGCTGATGCTTAGGGGGTCTTATGATGGTGAATCTGTAGGTAATGAAGAGAAATCCTATTACGGTACCTACCGTGACCCGCTGGGGCGCTATGCTTTAGGTGCAGGAAATTCACAGCAGGCTATCGGTGATTTTCTGCTCAGTTATACAAAAAAATTCAGTGCCGACTGGTCGGTACAGGCTAATTTTGGCGGCGAGATCAGAAATAACAAAAGCAGTTCAGTTACCGCTTCAACAGGAGCGGGCATGAATGTTCCCAACCTGTTTGCGCTGAGTAACACCAGTTTGCCTACTGCCGTTAACACGTTAAGTAAATTTGAAACGCAATCGCTCTATACCAATGCACAATTTGGCTGGAAAGATGTTTTATTTTTAGATGTTAGTGCACGTAACGACTGGAATTCCACACTTCCGGCAAATAACAGGTCTTACTTCTATCCTTCGGCAGGTGTAAGTGCCATTATTTCCGAAATGGTAAAATTGCCCCAGGCCATTTCTTACCTGAAGTTAAGAGGGTCCTGGGCACAGGTAGGTAATGGGGCACAACCTTATCAGTTGCAACGTTATGGATCCGGACTGGCAGGTGGTCCGCTGGGTTATATCCTGTTGAATTCTGTATTGCCAAATACCGAGCTTAAGCCTGAAAGGACCACTTCAACCGAGATTGGCTTGGAAATGAGCATGTTTAGCAGCAGGATTGGCCTGGACCTTACTTTGTATAAAACCAATACAAATGATCAGCTGTTCCCGCAGGCCTTACCTGTAGGCTCAGGCGCGGCCAGCTTTTTTACCAACGGTGGTGATGTACAAAATAAAGGTATAGAAGTCATTTTAAATACAACGCCTGTAAAAACCGGGAATTTTACCTGGAACCTGAACTTTAATTATGCGGTGAACGAAAATATTGTAAAGAAATTATCAAAAGACCTTCCCAGATTGGTTGTTGGCAGCGACTCTTACATGCGTGAATTTGTTTTAGAGGAAGGAAAACCTTTTGGATTGATCTATGGCAAGGGTTATCTGCGCAATGCTCAGGGAAATGTACTGGTTGGTACCAACGGCCTGCCGCAGTTTACCGCAGGACGAACGGTATTACTGGGTAATATCAATCCGAAATGGACCGGCGGACTGTCGACTTCCCTGTCTTATAAAAACTGGACTGCCAATTTTGTGATCTCCCATAAACAGGGCGGAGTGGTAGCTTCATTTACAGATGCCATATTGTATGGCAACGGACTTGTTGAAGAAACATTACAGGGCCGTGAAGGCGGACTGATCTTCGGGCAGAATATTTTTACGGGCATTACTGCTGTAAAAGCAGCCGATGGTACACCCAATGACATTAAGGTAAACGCAGAGACCTTATGGAAAGGAATGGGATCGAGAACTGCACCTGTGGGAGAGGTTTTTACTAGAAGTGCCACCAATACCCGTTTAAGGGAAATGAGCATTGGTTACAAGCTGCCGCAATCTTTATTTAAACGTCTGCCATTTTCTGCAGTAGAAATTTCTGTAGTAGGCCGTAACCTTTTCTTTTTATACAGAGAGGATTCAAATATAGATCCTGATTTTACTCAGGGCATAGAAACCATCTCTGAAGGCTTCCAATCGTTCGCGCCACCTACTACACGTTCCTTTGGTGCAAACCTGAGAATTAATTTTTAA
- a CDS encoding FecR family protein codes for MNRTEFEHLAKEYLEGSISPGDEKRLLAYYDAIQQKDMDWDEEEMGPQQQLKMELYQKVLEDIARHEELKPAGKPGLVRLNWIAVAAVLAVASMTFFFYVKKASLPPVKHVSAGIEDVLPGGNKAVLTLADGSEVSLDDTEDGVVTTQGNIIVDKNKDGQLIYRVRSAGGNSAEAKPVYNTIRTPHGGQYQLVLSDQTKVWLNAGSSIKFPTVFIGNERCVTVKGEAYFEVAKDKRRPFKVFSAQQQIEVLGTHFNVNAYEDEAEVKTTLLEGAVKIVYGNLSRVIKPGQQARLLEETGKMELAEVDIEEAVSWKNGYFMFDNEDIHSVMRKISRWYDVEVVFLNNQISERFGGTVSKFENVSQVLKILEVTGTIHFKIDGRRIIVMQ; via the coding sequence ATGAACAGAACCGAATTTGAACATTTAGCGAAAGAATATCTGGAGGGTAGTATTAGCCCAGGAGACGAAAAACGTTTGCTTGCTTATTATGATGCCATACAGCAAAAGGATATGGACTGGGACGAGGAAGAAATGGGTCCGCAGCAACAGCTGAAAATGGAACTGTACCAGAAAGTGCTGGAGGATATTGCCCGACATGAGGAATTAAAGCCTGCAGGCAAACCAGGCCTTGTCCGGTTGAACTGGATTGCTGTAGCTGCCGTACTTGCGGTGGCATCGATGACCTTCTTTTTTTATGTTAAAAAAGCATCATTGCCTCCCGTTAAACATGTTAGTGCTGGTATAGAGGATGTATTGCCAGGAGGGAACAAGGCCGTTCTGACACTGGCCGATGGCTCTGAAGTAAGCCTTGACGATACCGAAGATGGCGTGGTAACCACCCAGGGGAATATCATTGTAGATAAAAATAAGGATGGACAACTGATTTATCGTGTCCGATCAGCAGGAGGAAACAGCGCCGAGGCGAAACCGGTTTACAATACCATCCGGACACCTCATGGTGGCCAATATCAGCTGGTGCTATCAGACCAGACAAAAGTATGGCTCAATGCAGGTTCGTCTATTAAGTTCCCTACGGTCTTTATAGGTAATGAAAGGTGTGTAACGGTTAAAGGTGAAGCATATTTTGAAGTTGCCAAAGATAAACGAAGGCCTTTCAAAGTGTTTAGTGCGCAACAGCAGATAGAAGTATTGGGCACCCATTTTAATGTGAATGCTTATGAAGATGAGGCAGAGGTAAAAACTACCTTGCTTGAAGGGGCTGTAAAGATAGTTTATGGCAATTTAAGTCGTGTGATTAAACCCGGACAGCAGGCCCGTTTATTGGAAGAAACCGGCAAAATGGAGTTGGCCGAGGTGGACATAGAAGAGGCCGTTTCGTGGAAAAACGGATATTTTATGTTCGACAATGAAGACATCCATAGCGTTATGCGCAAAATATCGCGCTGGTATGATGTAGAGGTAGTCTTTTTAAATAATCAGATCAGCGAAAGGTTTGGGGGTACGGTTTCAAAATTCGAAAACGTATCGCAGGTGCTTAAAATATTAGAAGTAACAGGAACTATTCATTTTAAAATTGATGGAAGGAGAATAATCGTTATGCAATAA